The proteins below come from a single Aegilops tauschii subsp. strangulata cultivar AL8/78 chromosome 6, Aet v6.0, whole genome shotgun sequence genomic window:
- the LOC109739278 gene encoding protein YELLOW LEAF 1, choloroplastic: protein MLPLATMSAPSSLLLRPAARQRTGGEPGQSWGEQSISGSQSRRNMLSNSICVKANITCCANQTQTAKRKSFSGPTSPPSGSVKEKVKPRLDDGGVGFPPFRFGGGGGGGGGGGSSSSGGFILFVIVLLLDYLREFERNLQNGPRRGSDYDSGLAPQ, encoded by the exons ATGCTCCCGCTCGCCACAATGTCCGCGCCGAGCTCGCTTCTCCTGCGGCCCGCCGCGCGCCAGCGGACGGGGGGAGAACCAG GACAAAGCTGGGGAGAACAATCTATCTCGGGTTCGCAGTCCCGGAGGAATATGCTCAGCAACTCCATCTGTGTGAAAGCA AACATAACGTGCTGTGCTAACCAGACGCAAACCGCGAAGCGCAAATCGTTCTCAGGGCCCACCTCTCCACCGTCGGGTTCAGTTAAAG AGAAGGTGAAGCCGAGGCTCGACGACGGGGGTGTCGGGTTCCCGCCGTTTCGGTTCGgcggaggaggcggtggcggtggcggcggcggcagcagctcCTCCGGTGGGTTCATCCTCTTCGTGATCGTTTTGCTCCTGGACTACCTGAGGGAGTTCGAGAGGAACCTACAGAATGGGCCGCGGCGGGGCAGCGACTATGACAGCGGGCTGGCGCCGCAGTAG